One Thermococcus eurythermalis DNA segment encodes these proteins:
- the pheT gene encoding phenylalanine--tRNA ligase subunit beta → MPKFDVSKRDLERLVGREFTVEEWEDLFLYAKCELDDVWEENGQIYFKADSKDTNRPDLWSAEGIARQIRWALGFQRDLPKYEVEKSDVTVYVDEKLKDIRPYGVYAIVEGLSLDEEALRQMINLQEKVALTFGRRRREVAIGIFDFDKVKPPIYYRAAEKTEKFVPLGFEEELTLEEILEKHEKGREYGHLIKDKPYYPLLVDSEGKVLSMPPIINSEITGRVTTETRNVFVDVTGWDLNKVMLALNVVVTALAERGGRIKSVKVVYPDFEVVTPDLTPKEFEVELDYIRKLAGLDLSDEEIKELLVRMMYDVTLEDGKAKLLYPAFRDDIMHARDVLEDVLIAYGYNEIEPEEPKLAVQGRGDKFIEFEDAVRELMVGFGLQEVMTFNLTNREAQYGKMNLEYGRDYFSNPPAELVEIENPISPKWSALRSWLLPSLLDFLSQNTHEEYPQRLFEVGKATLIDESRETKTVSESKLAVVLAQPRATFTDAKEILEGVMRHLGFEYELEEVEHPSFISGRAGRIIVNGETIGVIGEIHPAVLEKWGIEMPVAGFELFLRPLYTEPYL, encoded by the coding sequence ATGCCAAAGTTTGACGTGTCAAAGCGGGATTTGGAGAGGCTCGTTGGCAGAGAATTCACGGTCGAGGAATGGGAGGACCTCTTCCTCTACGCCAAATGCGAGCTGGACGACGTCTGGGAGGAGAACGGTCAAATCTACTTCAAGGCCGACTCAAAGGACACCAACAGGCCTGACCTCTGGAGCGCTGAAGGAATAGCGAGGCAGATTCGCTGGGCGCTTGGATTCCAGAGGGATCTGCCGAAATATGAGGTCGAGAAGAGCGACGTTACCGTTTACGTTGACGAAAAGCTGAAGGACATCAGGCCCTACGGTGTCTACGCCATAGTCGAGGGCCTCAGCCTTGACGAGGAGGCCCTCAGGCAGATGATTAACCTCCAGGAAAAGGTCGCCCTCACCTTCGGAAGGAGAAGGAGAGAAGTCGCAATAGGAATCTTTGACTTCGACAAGGTGAAGCCTCCTATATACTACAGAGCGGCGGAGAAGACCGAGAAGTTCGTCCCGCTGGGCTTCGAGGAGGAACTTACGCTGGAAGAAATCCTTGAGAAGCACGAGAAGGGCCGTGAGTACGGCCACCTGATAAAGGACAAGCCCTACTACCCACTTCTCGTTGATTCCGAAGGTAAAGTCCTCTCAATGCCCCCGATTATAAACTCCGAGATAACCGGAAGGGTAACGACCGAAACGAGGAACGTCTTCGTTGACGTTACGGGCTGGGATTTGAACAAGGTCATGCTTGCCCTTAACGTTGTCGTCACAGCTTTAGCGGAGCGCGGAGGAAGGATTAAGAGCGTCAAGGTGGTTTACCCGGACTTCGAGGTCGTGACCCCCGACCTCACCCCGAAGGAGTTTGAGGTCGAGCTGGACTACATAAGGAAGCTTGCGGGCCTCGACCTGAGCGACGAGGAAATCAAGGAGCTCCTTGTGAGGATGATGTACGATGTCACCCTGGAGGACGGCAAGGCGAAGCTCCTCTACCCGGCTTTCCGCGACGACATAATGCATGCGAGGGACGTTTTGGAGGACGTCCTCATTGCCTATGGCTACAACGAGATTGAGCCGGAGGAGCCGAAGCTCGCCGTCCAGGGCAGGGGGGACAAATTTATCGAGTTTGAAGATGCCGTGAGGGAGCTTATGGTCGGCTTCGGCCTGCAGGAGGTCATGACGTTCAACCTGACGAACAGGGAGGCCCAGTATGGAAAGATGAACCTCGAATACGGAAGGGACTACTTCAGCAACCCGCCGGCTGAGCTCGTCGAGATAGAGAACCCGATAAGCCCCAAGTGGTCTGCCCTTAGAAGCTGGCTCCTCCCAAGTCTGCTCGACTTCCTGAGCCAGAACACCCACGAGGAGTACCCGCAGAGGCTCTTTGAGGTCGGAAAGGCAACGCTCATCGACGAGAGCAGGGAGACCAAGACTGTCAGCGAGAGTAAACTAGCGGTCGTCCTGGCCCAGCCGAGGGCAACCTTCACCGACGCGAAGGAGATACTTGAGGGTGTTATGCGCCACCTCGGCTTCGAGTACGAGCTCGAAGAAGTTGAGCACCCAAGCTTCATATCGGGCAGGGCCGGAAGAATAATCGTGAACGGAGAGACCATCGGTGTCATCGGGGAGATACACCCTGCGGTGCTAGAAAAGTGGGGAATTGAGATGCCCGTTGCGGGCTTTGAGCTGTTCCTCAGGCCACTCTACACGGAGCCCTACCTCTAA
- the folP gene encoding dihydropteroate synthase, with the protein MKFAGIGLDEPRIMGVINVSPESFYKGSVKSDERALAETAVRMVEEGASFIDIGAKSTAPYLETQIPLEEEIKRAVWAVKVVKDSVDVPVSIDTTSARVAEEALKAGADIINDVTGLKGDPEMAKVASEYSAPTVLCAHGTVRDFSDPVATVVHFLEESLAIAREHGVEDVAVDPAIGFLRPRYPPWYEWDSKVIANLNLLKLLGKPILVGVSRKSFIGAITGRENPSERLAGSLSATAVAVFRGANIVRTHDVRETLDAVKMAGFLRRFSI; encoded by the coding sequence GTGAAGTTTGCGGGAATCGGCCTTGACGAGCCGAGGATAATGGGCGTGATAAACGTCTCGCCGGAGAGCTTCTACAAGGGGAGTGTGAAGAGCGATGAGCGGGCGTTAGCCGAGACCGCCGTTAGAATGGTCGAGGAAGGTGCGAGCTTCATAGACATCGGGGCAAAGTCAACGGCCCCTTACCTTGAGACCCAGATTCCGCTCGAAGAGGAAATCAAGAGGGCCGTCTGGGCGGTTAAAGTGGTTAAGGACAGCGTTGATGTCCCGGTCAGTATAGACACCACGAGTGCAAGGGTCGCCGAAGAAGCGCTGAAAGCAGGGGCGGACATAATAAACGACGTCACAGGCCTCAAGGGTGACCCCGAAATGGCGAAAGTGGCTTCTGAGTACAGTGCTCCCACCGTTTTGTGTGCTCACGGGACAGTGCGCGACTTCTCTGACCCCGTTGCAACGGTTGTTCACTTCCTTGAGGAGAGCCTCGCAATAGCAAGGGAGCACGGGGTTGAAGACGTGGCCGTTGATCCTGCCATAGGTTTCCTAAGGCCTAGGTACCCGCCTTGGTACGAATGGGACTCAAAGGTCATAGCGAACCTCAACCTCCTCAAGCTCCTTGGAAAACCGATTCTCGTTGGGGTCTCACGGAAGTCCTTCATAGGTGCCATAACGGGCAGGGAGAACCCCTCGGAGAGGCTTGCGGGCAGTCTCTCGGCAACCGCAGTGGCGGTCTTCAGGGGTGCAAACATCGTCAGAACGCACGACGTTAGGGAGACCCTTGACGCCGTTAAAATGGCAGGCTTCCTCAGGCGGTTTTCCATTTAG
- a CDS encoding ABC transporter ATP-binding protein yields the protein MITVENLVKVYKDVRALDGLTLRVPRGVVYGFLGPNGAGKSTTILSLLGLVFPQEGRIELLGEEVFQNGRFDEGKLVKAKARIGYMPEHATLWEFLTPLQTLHIIGKAFGISKAEREKRAEEILKMVNLWDVRNKKVGKFSKGMRQRLLLAQALINEPDLLILDEPMTGLDPTGIAEFKEIIREQRKAGKTVFFSSHILAHVEEVCDTVGVIVKGRLVLEDSIENIKREFLREAGYTIIIETNRPVDWSSAPWSVTPLGGNRYRVVSPEDIREELHDYVASQGAKILAMQVKEPSLEEIFLKLVE from the coding sequence ATGATTACCGTGGAAAACCTGGTTAAGGTTTACAAGGACGTCAGGGCCCTTGATGGGCTCACATTGAGAGTCCCGAGGGGTGTTGTTTACGGTTTCCTTGGACCCAACGGTGCCGGGAAGAGCACGACAATACTGAGCCTCCTTGGCCTCGTCTTCCCGCAAGAAGGACGCATTGAACTCCTCGGCGAGGAAGTCTTCCAGAACGGAAGGTTCGACGAGGGTAAGCTCGTTAAGGCAAAAGCCAGAATCGGCTATATGCCCGAGCACGCCACCCTCTGGGAGTTCCTAACCCCCCTGCAAACCCTCCACATAATCGGCAAGGCCTTCGGAATTTCCAAAGCCGAGCGGGAGAAGCGTGCCGAGGAGATTCTCAAAATGGTTAACCTCTGGGACGTCAGGAACAAGAAAGTCGGTAAGTTCTCTAAGGGTATGCGGCAGAGGCTTTTGCTTGCCCAGGCGCTTATTAATGAGCCTGACTTGTTGATTCTGGACGAGCCTATGACGGGCCTCGACCCGACTGGTATTGCGGAGTTCAAGGAGATTATCAGGGAGCAGAGGAAGGCTGGGAAGACTGTCTTTTTCTCGAGCCATATTTTAGCGCACGTTGAAGAAGTCTGCGACACGGTTGGCGTGATCGTGAAGGGCAGGCTCGTGCTGGAGGACAGCATTGAGAACATCAAGCGCGAGTTCCTCAGGGAGGCCGGTTACACCATCATAATCGAGACTAACAGGCCTGTTGACTGGAGTTCTGCTCCTTGGAGTGTCACTCCCCTTGGGGGGAACAGGTATCGTGTCGTCTCGCCCGAGGACATTCGCGAGGAGCTTCACGATTACGTGGCTTCCCAGGGCGCCAAGATACTCGCAATGCAGGTCAAAGAACCCAGCCTCGAAGAGATATTCCTGAAGTTGGTGGAGTAA
- a CDS encoding beta-ribofuranosylaminobenzene 5'-phosphate synthase family protein, producing MIIRTPKRLHLGLIDPTGSLGRRFGSLGVALEGGYEVRVLPSESLEIKAEGEDVETIKKTLARMNSAFGTGTGYLVEVRKAIPRHVGLGSTTQLSLAVGTAVAKLSGLNTPVEKLAEALGRGKNSGAGIYAFAHGGFVLDGGVEEGVPPLIFRGDFPEEWAFLLVIPETRPGFDEEEEKPIMGGKFGDVRAAMEISHRILLGLLPALKERNIKTFGRHLSAVQTLVGKHFAEFQGGEFREDVRLILEWLREHTYGAGQSSWGPTVYGLILKGEFQRLSAELSDYLREHGIRAKVELGLPRNIGAEIVTENAFLERLIRSVAG from the coding sequence ATGATAATCCGGACACCAAAAAGGCTCCACCTCGGCCTTATAGACCCAACGGGCTCGCTTGGAAGACGCTTCGGGAGCCTTGGCGTTGCTCTGGAAGGCGGGTACGAGGTCAGAGTCCTCCCCTCGGAGAGCCTGGAAATAAAGGCGGAGGGGGAGGACGTCGAGACAATAAAGAAGACCCTCGCCAGAATGAACTCGGCCTTTGGAACCGGCACCGGCTACCTGGTTGAGGTGAGGAAGGCGATTCCAAGGCACGTCGGTTTGGGCTCCACCACCCAGCTCAGCCTCGCTGTGGGGACTGCGGTAGCGAAGCTCAGCGGCCTGAATACTCCCGTCGAAAAGCTTGCCGAAGCCCTTGGGAGGGGCAAGAACAGCGGGGCGGGAATCTACGCCTTCGCCCACGGCGGTTTTGTCCTCGACGGGGGCGTTGAGGAAGGAGTTCCCCCGCTGATATTCAGGGGGGACTTCCCGGAGGAATGGGCCTTCCTGCTCGTTATTCCGGAGACCAGGCCAGGCTTCGACGAGGAGGAAGAGAAGCCCATAATGGGGGGGAAGTTCGGGGACGTCAGAGCCGCGATGGAGATAAGCCACCGCATTCTGCTAGGCCTCCTGCCCGCCCTGAAGGAGAGAAACATAAAGACCTTTGGCAGACACCTCTCCGCGGTACAGACGCTCGTCGGGAAGCACTTCGCCGAGTTCCAGGGCGGGGAGTTCAGGGAAGACGTGAGACTGATACTTGAGTGGCTCAGGGAGCACACCTACGGCGCGGGCCAGAGCAGCTGGGGGCCGACCGTTTATGGGCTAATCCTGAAAGGGGAGTTCCAGAGGCTCTCTGCGGAGCTGAGTGACTATCTACGGGAGCACGGGATAAGGGCCAAGGTCGAGCTCGGTCTCCCAAGGAACATTGGGGCGGAAATCGTCACAGAAAACGCCTTCTTGGAAAGGTTGATAAGGAGCGTGGCAGGGTGA
- a CDS encoding UbiD family decarboxylase codes for MLRDILQKFDDLVVIKEPVSKELEITRYLLKYRDRPVLFEDVGGWKVAGNIWSTRERIASFLNTEKERLVHVLTEAIENPSPYRTVEGAPFLKNSTRDFSLIELPIPKYYPKDGGQYFTSAMVIAKDESGFVNVSFHRIMVRDEKTAAIRLVPRHLYAMWKDRAEHGEELDVRIVVGNPGHLLLAGATSVAYGVSELEIASKLSEMAFGKPLEVVEVGGIPVPVESEFVFEARITPELVDEGPFVDITGTYDYVRKQPLVVFERMYHVDEPIFHALLPGGYEHFMLMGLPKEPQIYASVKRVVPKVHGVRLTEGGAMWLHAVVSITKQHDGDGKNAILAAFAGHPSLKHVVVVDEDINIYDDREVEWAIATRFQADRDLVIVPNARGSSLDPSAEKSLTTKWGIDATKPLERKEEFERARV; via the coding sequence ATGCTGAGGGACATCCTTCAAAAGTTCGATGATTTGGTTGTCATAAAGGAGCCCGTGAGCAAGGAGCTTGAGATAACCCGCTACCTCCTCAAGTACAGGGACAGGCCCGTCCTGTTCGAGGACGTGGGTGGCTGGAAGGTGGCGGGCAACATATGGAGCACCCGCGAGAGGATAGCCTCTTTTCTGAACACGGAGAAAGAAAGGCTCGTGCACGTCCTTACTGAGGCCATAGAGAACCCCTCGCCCTACAGAACCGTCGAGGGCGCACCATTTCTGAAGAACTCCACGCGCGACTTCTCGCTGATAGAGCTTCCGATTCCAAAGTACTACCCGAAGGACGGCGGTCAGTACTTCACCTCTGCCATGGTGATAGCCAAAGACGAAAGCGGCTTCGTCAATGTGTCTTTCCACAGGATTATGGTGCGAGACGAGAAGACTGCCGCGATAAGGCTCGTCCCAAGGCACCTCTACGCCATGTGGAAGGACAGGGCCGAGCACGGGGAAGAGCTTGACGTCAGGATTGTGGTTGGAAACCCCGGCCACCTGCTCCTGGCTGGGGCAACCAGCGTGGCCTATGGCGTGAGTGAGCTTGAGATAGCCTCAAAGCTGAGTGAAATGGCCTTCGGAAAACCGCTTGAGGTCGTCGAAGTCGGCGGAATACCCGTCCCTGTCGAGAGCGAGTTCGTCTTCGAGGCAAGGATAACCCCGGAGCTTGTTGATGAGGGTCCGTTTGTTGACATAACCGGAACCTACGACTACGTGAGGAAGCAGCCGCTTGTCGTGTTTGAGCGCATGTATCATGTGGACGAGCCGATATTCCACGCCCTCCTGCCTGGAGGATATGAGCACTTCATGCTCATGGGCCTCCCCAAGGAGCCCCAGATTTACGCGAGCGTCAAGCGCGTGGTTCCCAAGGTTCACGGCGTAAGGCTGACTGAAGGCGGTGCAATGTGGCTCCACGCCGTTGTTAGCATAACCAAACAGCACGACGGCGACGGCAAGAACGCTATTCTTGCCGCCTTTGCGGGCCACCCGAGCCTGAAGCACGTGGTTGTCGTTGACGAGGATATTAACATCTACGACGACCGCGAGGTTGAGTGGGCGATAGCGACGCGCTTCCAGGCCGACAGAGACTTGGTCATAGTGCCTAACGCCCGCGGCAGCTCCCTCGACCCCTCCGCCGAAAAAAGCCTCACGACGAAGTGGGGCATTGACGCGACGAAGCCGCTGGAAAGAAAAGAGGAGTTTGAGAGGGCGAGGGTTTAG
- a CDS encoding ABC transporter permease yields the protein MFWGFEVEFMKGLRTKKLWAVLAIIITLYVPVFYALKREGITNDLEAIGEVINFSSGMALFFLGILAVVIGAGAINKEIEDGTIRIALSKSVTRLSYILGKYLGQLVVFGVAVVLTSVVTLAGLQWAGVSVGKITADVFLLNLLLLLTMLEFIAIGYIISTFVRSSGASLGVALGVFFLLHLLLPVVVSYEVGAPEDMSITESLDYRADYYAKYLFYSPSAQFSIIADSVNDYHEVTETIEINGETHTITDYKVEYAGVGQAIKKRSLNVALLVVMTLVYLGVATWRFLRMDLR from the coding sequence ATGTTCTGGGGGTTTGAAGTTGAGTTTATGAAGGGACTTAGGACGAAGAAGCTCTGGGCAGTACTGGCGATAATAATCACCCTCTACGTCCCAGTCTTTTACGCACTGAAACGGGAAGGAATCACAAATGATCTTGAAGCCATAGGAGAGGTTATAAATTTCTCCAGCGGAATGGCACTGTTCTTTCTCGGGATCCTCGCGGTGGTCATCGGCGCGGGGGCGATAAACAAGGAGATTGAAGATGGAACCATCAGAATAGCCCTAAGCAAGAGCGTGACGAGGCTAAGCTATATCCTCGGTAAGTACCTCGGACAGCTCGTAGTCTTCGGCGTTGCGGTCGTTCTCACGAGCGTGGTTACACTCGCAGGCCTTCAGTGGGCCGGGGTTTCAGTTGGGAAGATAACCGCCGACGTCTTTCTGCTCAACCTGCTCCTCCTTCTCACGATGCTCGAATTCATTGCCATCGGATACATCATTTCAACATTCGTCCGCTCGTCGGGAGCGTCACTGGGAGTCGCCCTTGGTGTGTTCTTCCTGCTCCACTTGCTTCTTCCGGTTGTAGTTTCGTACGAAGTAGGGGCTCCTGAAGATATGAGCATCACAGAATCTTTGGACTATAGGGCGGATTACTATGCGAAATATCTCTTCTACTCACCCAGCGCTCAGTTTTCCATCATCGCGGACTCCGTAAACGACTACCATGAGGTAACTGAGACCATTGAAATAAACGGGGAAACTCACACCATCACTGACTACAAAGTCGAATACGCCGGCGTTGGCCAGGCAATTAAGAAGAGGTCGCTGAACGTTGCCCTTCTGGTAGTTATGACCCTTGTCTACCTCGGCGTTGCGACCTGGCGCTTCCTCAGGATGGATCTGAGGTGA
- a CDS encoding AI-2E family transporter, protein MEIETGVWIAVSLVILYLTWQTVSPVLSPLIVAATLAYILYPVHERLSLKIGNRWSVFLLTGLLTIFSFLFILGFALWINDVKYSLADYVETFFGWLLGLNLPSGIYDLLHRLSYAIEERFNEYVLGYTYSLPTLALQVIVMVFAFYGALINAKAIKDEVYALLPPSREELAMKLINSAAGTLHHLLRGWLLVSVGKGVVLSVLFYLLGISDAGGSIAAGILVVVLELLPVLGGWAVWVASAVYLFKSGLYGKALVMGILGFALISPLPDIALSKKLEKKKWGVNALVSLVGIFGGYIAFGFVGIIIGPVSISLLITLLEEWKRAKGAKWKTA, encoded by the coding sequence ATGGAGATTGAAACCGGGGTATGGATAGCCGTCTCACTGGTAATCCTTTACCTTACCTGGCAGACGGTTAGTCCGGTTCTTTCCCCCCTAATCGTGGCCGCAACCCTGGCTTACATTCTCTATCCGGTTCACGAAAGGCTCAGCCTCAAAATCGGGAACCGCTGGTCTGTGTTCCTCCTTACGGGGCTTTTAACGATCTTTTCCTTCCTCTTCATACTCGGCTTTGCCCTCTGGATAAACGACGTAAAGTACTCCCTCGCAGACTACGTTGAAACTTTCTTCGGGTGGCTTCTCGGCCTAAACCTCCCCAGCGGGATATACGACCTCCTGCACAGACTTTCGTATGCAATAGAGGAGCGCTTCAACGAGTATGTCTTGGGCTACACCTATTCCCTGCCCACGCTTGCCCTTCAGGTCATCGTCATGGTTTTTGCCTTCTACGGCGCCCTTATAAACGCAAAAGCTATCAAGGACGAGGTCTATGCCCTCCTACCGCCCAGCAGGGAAGAGCTCGCCATGAAGCTCATAAACAGTGCGGCAGGGACGCTCCACCACCTCCTGCGCGGATGGTTGCTCGTGAGCGTCGGCAAGGGTGTCGTGCTCTCAGTCCTATTTTACCTCCTCGGAATATCTGACGCTGGAGGTTCAATAGCGGCCGGCATACTGGTCGTCGTCCTTGAGCTGCTACCAGTCCTGGGGGGATGGGCAGTCTGGGTGGCGAGTGCCGTCTACCTCTTCAAGTCGGGCCTCTATGGGAAGGCCCTTGTAATGGGTATCCTCGGCTTTGCCCTAATATCCCCCCTGCCGGATATAGCACTCTCCAAAAAGCTGGAGAAGAAAAAGTGGGGCGTCAATGCTCTCGTCAGCCTCGTCGGAATTTTCGGCGGCTACATAGCCTTTGGGTTCGTAGGAATCATTATAGGGCCGGTTTCCATCTCGCTCCTGATAACCCTTCTGGAGGAATGGAAGAGGGCAAAAGGCGCTAAATGGAAAACCGCCTGA
- the truA gene encoding tRNA pseudouridine(38-40) synthase TruA: MKLALRVAYDGTAFYGFQRQPGVRTVEGELIRVLTKLKIIESPEKNDFKGASRTDRGVSAFFNVVSFLPGERADLARPEVLNHHLKDLWVLGVAEVPLEFHPRFWAGSKTYRYYLIDEGFDLEKVLECARLFEGVHDFSAFAKLEPGRDPVREIREVRVIPMNGYYVVEITGKSFLWEMVRRIVNALRFCGLGLLEKGDIEAMLSGTYRKKVPPAPPENLLLWHIEYPGIKFETDKKGLAKAKRDLFERYSRALARAALFGDCLVEL; this comes from the coding sequence ATGAAGCTCGCCCTGCGCGTGGCCTATGATGGGACGGCATTCTACGGCTTTCAGAGACAGCCCGGGGTTAGAACCGTTGAGGGGGAGCTTATCCGGGTTCTGACAAAGCTTAAAATCATCGAGAGTCCTGAAAAAAACGACTTCAAAGGTGCTTCCCGGACCGACCGGGGGGTCTCAGCCTTCTTTAACGTCGTTTCCTTCCTCCCCGGTGAGAGAGCCGATTTAGCGAGGCCGGAAGTCCTAAACCACCACCTCAAAGACCTCTGGGTTCTCGGAGTCGCTGAGGTTCCCCTTGAGTTCCACCCGAGGTTCTGGGCCGGCTCAAAGACCTACCGCTACTACCTCATTGACGAGGGCTTTGACCTTGAGAAGGTCCTCGAGTGTGCCCGGCTTTTTGAGGGCGTCCATGACTTCTCGGCCTTTGCAAAGCTTGAGCCGGGGAGGGACCCCGTAAGGGAAATAAGGGAGGTAAGGGTAATCCCGATGAACGGCTACTACGTTGTGGAAATCACGGGCAAGAGCTTCCTCTGGGAGATGGTGCGGAGAATAGTCAACGCGCTCCGCTTCTGCGGGCTCGGTCTTCTTGAGAAAGGGGACATAGAAGCTATGCTCTCCGGCACTTACCGGAAAAAAGTTCCGCCGGCACCGCCTGAGAACCTCCTGCTCTGGCACATAGAGTATCCCGGAATCAAGTTTGAAACGGACAAAAAAGGCCTAGCCAAGGCAAAACGCGACCTCTTTGAGCGCTATTCAAGGGCCCTTGCGCGTGCGGCGCTTTTTGGAGACTGCCTCGTCGAGCTTTGA
- a CDS encoding N-glycosylase/DNA lyase — MTLDRFVRIKYREDGEKVQRLIEILNELGIDCARLIEEKVDLQFDALKNLRENLGDDELFVKLVIANSIVSYQLSGKGEDWWWEFSKYFSKNPPEGGIAEAYSRFLPNSQTNRRLVAGKLKRLQRLEPFLEERSLEDLREYYFEGMERLRDKLAKTLGSKKSAKTMVFAVKMFGYAGRIVFGEFVPYPMAIEIPDDVRINAYTKRFTSEPPVSFWSRVAKETGISPLHIDSILWPALGGKERVLERLRKHCSRAELVLELTRL; from the coding sequence GTGACGCTCGACCGCTTCGTGAGGATAAAATACCGGGAAGATGGGGAGAAAGTCCAGCGCCTCATCGAAATCCTGAACGAGCTGGGCATCGACTGCGCGAGGTTGATAGAGGAGAAAGTCGATTTGCAGTTCGACGCGCTCAAAAACCTCCGGGAAAACCTCGGGGACGACGAACTCTTCGTCAAGCTCGTTATAGCAAACTCCATCGTCAGCTACCAGCTCAGCGGAAAGGGCGAGGACTGGTGGTGGGAGTTCTCAAAGTATTTCTCCAAAAACCCGCCGGAGGGGGGCATTGCCGAAGCGTATTCTCGTTTCCTCCCCAACTCCCAGACTAACAGGCGCCTCGTTGCGGGGAAGCTCAAGCGACTGCAGAGGCTTGAGCCGTTCCTTGAGGAGCGTTCTCTCGAAGACTTGAGGGAGTACTACTTCGAAGGAATGGAGCGCCTTCGCGACAAGCTTGCTAAAACGCTCGGCTCGAAGAAGAGCGCAAAAACGATGGTCTTCGCAGTGAAGATGTTCGGCTACGCGGGGAGGATAGTCTTTGGCGAGTTCGTGCCGTATCCAATGGCCATCGAGATACCTGACGACGTGAGGATAAACGCCTACACGAAGCGCTTTACCAGCGAGCCACCGGTAAGCTTCTGGAGCAGGGTAGCGAAGGAAACTGGAATTTCTCCTCTCCACATTGACTCGATACTGTGGCCGGCCCTCGGGGGAAAAGAAAGGGTTCTTGAAAGGCTGAGGAAGCACTGTTCCAGGGCGGAGCTGGTTCTTGAACTTACGAGACTCTAA
- a CDS encoding DEAD/DEAH box helicase: MVVLRIPDGSALVKIEKADPSVYFKIYDLLTYKKDYGKWEKPESLYDPYEKTFPVGLLPRVKKFLNSKGYRVRVKDERQIRGTKLNSTWNEDYSLRRYQQRAVKKALKEKMGVLALPVGSGKTVVGLRIIHELDLSALIVVHTKELLYQWAEKVEELLGVKAGIVGDNKWNEENVTVAMIQTLLSRGADKLQNDYAIVMFDECHRTSAAEKFYQLGISLPQVYRFGLSATPWRRVRGEEIKIEAVVGPIIYEVKAEDLIREGFLAKPRFEVITYESSMPSFSERYKELYEDVVMNNDERNRAIAEKAKELVKKGHRVLIDVKRIEHGKILKEMLEKEGVKAEFLSSQSQNRWEVLEAYKKGEIPVLISTLLKEGVDIPEISAIILAGGGKSDIMTIQTIGRALRPKKGMRAVIVDVADDDPLLYTHFIERQKALKQYYGKYYDRESKLDEAVSKKRRTRKGP, from the coding sequence ATGGTAGTCCTCAGAATCCCAGACGGTTCCGCACTGGTCAAGATTGAGAAGGCAGACCCAAGCGTCTACTTCAAGATATACGACCTGCTCACCTACAAGAAGGACTACGGCAAATGGGAGAAGCCTGAGAGCCTCTATGACCCCTACGAGAAGACGTTTCCAGTGGGCCTGCTCCCAAGGGTCAAGAAGTTCCTCAACTCCAAGGGCTACCGGGTCAGGGTAAAGGACGAGAGGCAAATTAGGGGGACCAAGCTCAACTCGACATGGAACGAGGACTATTCTCTGAGAAGATACCAGCAGAGGGCCGTCAAAAAGGCGCTCAAGGAGAAGATGGGTGTCTTAGCCCTGCCCGTCGGAAGCGGAAAAACCGTCGTCGGGCTGAGGATTATCCACGAGCTTGACCTCTCCGCCCTCATAGTGGTGCACACGAAGGAGCTCCTCTACCAGTGGGCAGAGAAGGTCGAGGAGCTCCTCGGCGTTAAAGCCGGAATCGTCGGCGACAACAAGTGGAACGAGGAGAACGTAACTGTCGCTATGATACAGACCCTTCTCTCAAGGGGCGCTGACAAGCTCCAGAACGACTACGCGATAGTCATGTTCGATGAGTGCCACCGCACTTCCGCCGCAGAGAAGTTCTACCAGCTGGGAATAAGCCTCCCCCAGGTCTACCGCTTCGGGCTCTCAGCAACGCCGTGGAGGCGCGTCAGGGGTGAGGAGATAAAGATTGAGGCCGTCGTGGGCCCGATAATCTACGAGGTCAAGGCAGAAGATTTAATCAGGGAGGGCTTTCTGGCGAAGCCCAGGTTTGAGGTCATAACGTACGAGTCAAGCATGCCCTCGTTCAGCGAAAGGTACAAAGAGCTCTACGAGGACGTTGTGATGAACAACGACGAGAGGAACAGGGCCATAGCGGAGAAGGCCAAAGAGCTCGTTAAAAAGGGTCACCGCGTCCTCATAGACGTCAAGCGCATCGAACACGGCAAAATCCTGAAAGAGATGCTCGAAAAGGAGGGCGTAAAGGCTGAGTTTCTCAGCTCACAGAGCCAGAACCGCTGGGAGGTCCTTGAGGCATACAAGAAGGGCGAGATTCCGGTTTTAATCTCGACCCTCCTAAAGGAGGGAGTTGACATCCCTGAGATTTCGGCGATAATACTGGCCGGCGGCGGAAAGAGCGATATCATGACGATACAGACCATAGGGAGGGCGCTGAGGCCGAAGAAAGGCATGAGGGCCGTTATCGTTGACGTCGCCGACGACGACCCGCTGCTTTACACGCACTTCATAGAGCGTCAGAAGGCGCTGAAGCAGTACTACGGAAAGTACTACGACAGGGAATCAAAGCTCGACGAGGCAGTCTCCAAAAAGCGCCGCACGCGCAAGGGCCCTTGA